Within the Apus apus isolate bApuApu2 chromosome 8, bApuApu2.pri.cur, whole genome shotgun sequence genome, the region TAGTTTATCCTGCACAGCAGACATGGAAATGAAACCACATGCTCTGTATAAAATCAAACTGCTTTGAACACAGTTTGGCTACAGATAaccaggaagaggaagaaagttcATAAGCCATAAGAAGGCCACAAAGTGCATAAGGAGTCATTCATAAAATAAAGCCATTCATTGCACATACTGCACAGTTCAAGTGTACTGAAGCACCACACTGGAAGAGTTGATAGCACAGTTCTGAACATACCAGTGTAGCAGCATTTATATATAGAAAGCTATTGCCCTCAATTTATAATGGTCATCTTCCTTGTAAGGATCTTGTAAGGATGCAGACCAAGAAGTACTCAAGGTGCAGATAAAAGATACCTGTTTGGAAAGCTGTACAAGTTACTGGTAACATTAAGCTTCTGATTTTGACACTCCAGCTGTATGGTTTTGCAAAGTCCTGTAACTTATGACAGAATAAATTAGCTCACTGCTGAATGCAATGCATTGTTTTGCAACTGGCttacagaacaacaaaaacaatgcCTGAATATTCAGACAATTGGAGGACAAGGTTATACTATGAGCTGCAGTTCAGTACACAGGCTCAAGTTGGAAGAAGTAATACAGCAATTATTAATGGGAATGCTTACAAGAAAATCTCAATCACAGTTTTCTCTATCATTCTCCACAGAGGCCATTTGCACTGAAAAGATTAATCAcaactgttttctgctttctggtgACATGTGTTTGCCCCCTTTACACCCATACAGATACTGGTGATCCAAGTCAGGATTTGGCAGACATCTTAGGGTAATACAACTTGTTCTTAGGTGGCAGAAAACTATTTTGAGTGAATCCCGTTTCCACCAATGGCAGGTTGGACTACTTGAGATTTCTCATCATGTGAGGAATCCTTAAAAAGGCTATGAAGTAACATTGAGCAAGTTCTTCCTTAGCTGTGTGAGCAACCTGAGAGGTTGGCAAGGAAAAATCATTATATAGGAGAACATTTAATAGGTCTTTCTTACTTAAGGAGGAAAagttccagaaaagaaaaaggatgatGCAGCAGAACTAGAAATCCACGTACACTGATATTAACAGATTGATAACCTGAAGAGTTCAACAATCAGATCCTCTCTCCCTAACCTACAACACTGctcaaactttaaaaaattaaccccaaaacaaaagcaaacatcacctttttttttgtgaagaaataaCTCTGTTCAGGGTCCCTGCACCATATTTTGTCATGAGGTAGCAACATGGAAAACTTCACACACTAACTACTACCTCAGTCTCTTTGAGTCTTCAGAGCTACTGAATGGAAGTTTTAGGCATGGAAAAGTATGGAAGTACTGTCCTGCCCATTCTTTCAGCAGGTCACTGTGcagtaaaacagaataaaaggaTGTAGTTGAGAACAATCACTAAGAGAAGTGAGTAATGCTGCCCCAAGAGTATATTTTATGTTCTCCCCTCTCACCCATCAGGTCCCTGAAAATGACTGAATGACCCTGTCTGGATTAacagatgaaaagaaaggaacaatTTCAAATCAAGAGATGTATAAAGGCATTTCCTAAGGGACAGTTTCCATTTGACACACTGCCAAGAGACCATACAATAAGGCAGCAAAATTATTCAGAGTTCTCCACAATCAACCTTTTGTTTTGTCCATAGCTGCATACTCCTGATACACCTTTCCTTTTGCCCACGACATTGGCATTGACATTCAGTGGTCCACTCCAGTCTTTCCATCTTCCACCTTCTTCTAGATAGCCTTGTCACGCTGCTATCCATCGAGCAAGTAGACTACCACTTCATAGGTTGACATCATGATAGCTGTGTTTGGAATCTGTCTGATAAGATGTGTAGTTAAACCTCGGTAGAGGGATCCATACCCTTCTTCTCGCACAAGCAAAGATAGTGTCTGGAAGAATGATCTGTATTTTGTTCCCTCTTCTCTTAATCTTGTTCGTACAACCTCTGtacaaagaaaaccacaagTGGTTATGTTCACCACTTTTCATTATCTTTCCAAGAAACCAATTAGAGactttacattaaaatacaacCTTTCACCCTTCCTCAGTTCTCAAGCACagaactctttaaaaaaaggaggaagacaaACAGAGAAGCACATCATGTATGTGTAAAAAGAACACAAGTTAAATTTTTGGCAGTATTAGATATGTAGCTACACAATGAACATTCATTTGCTTAGTTAAAAAGCCAGTAGAGGACTGTTGTTTGGGCTTACATTTTACCTTAAAAGTTGCCACTAATGAAGTACCCGGTCcattaataaattaatgtataCACAACTACCTTGCAAAATAATTAAGTGCAACTGGACACCAGACAACCAGTTTTCCTAGAACAGGAATATGAACTTGTTGACAATTGTGTGAAAATGCTGAGTATATAAAGAGATTCCAAGTGAAAAAAAGGACCTTCTCAAATACTTTGGGCCATGCCCTGGTAaatcctttggaaaaaataaacattgccTAAGAAGAGGCCATGCTagatagtaatttaaaaatacttggatTTCTGAATACTATGGTCATGAAGACTTGCTGAGATTGATGTGAAAAGCTATAGACAAAGACAGTTCTTGAGCAAAGGAGCCAAAGTCTGCTACAAATATCACTGAAAACTCTCTCTTGCATCAATCTCATTCAGACTCTCAGCTGTACCTGTCCCACTTACCATGGGGATATGCTATTGATGTTGCACAAGTTTTGGAAGTGGCAGCAGCCATCATCATGCCAACAAAGTCCGAAGCTTCTTTTGCTGATTCATCCTCATTGTCCATAGCAGAAGCAGTCTTATACTCCAGTAGTTTTCTCTTAATACTCTcataaataacaaaatgaatAACAGTCTCAGATATGCCTGCATAAGATGCTGACATTCCTCTGTAAAAGCCTTTAACACCATCTGATTGATAAACTTTTCGGACACATTCAAAAGCACTCATGCGTTTTTCTCCACGATTCCTAAAAAGGAGAGAACAAAACAGACATCAAGCTGGTGCAACCTGAGACTGGAGAATAACTAAACAGTTTTCCTTGAGTGACAAGAGGAAACATCTCACACTTAAGCTGAGAGGCTCCAATTCAAATACAATTAACAACACAGAACTTGAGGTGGAAGTTGCAAAGGCCTTCAGCAGTAGACACGGACAAAGCACTACACTGCACCCAGGCCAGACTTGACAGGGTGACTACAGAACAAATATCATGTAGGTCTCTGCAGGTCTaccattttcttctgcataatGTGAGTGGATCGCCCCTAAATTTTGCCTCAAATATACAGCTCCACAGCATGGTAATGACAGTGGCTGAGAGTTCAACCAGAAGGCTGCAAAGCACCACAGCCATCAGCAAACAACCACTGTATCCAAACAGAGCATACCAACCAATACATTACAGGTAGCTATGACTTGATTCAACTAAGCCCCCACTTGCATCAAGGAAAATGCTCACGAGACATGGCTGTACCAAGCAATATTTGGTAAATAAAATCTTACTCCCATTTTTAGCTTCCTTACTGAATTGAGCTGTGCATATTGACATAACATACTACACACAGCTGTGAAAAACCATTACAACACTGCATAAAAGATGCTTTATTACAGCAGAGTGCAGGCACTTGAAGCATATGTGTTCTGCCACAAGACGTCTCCTGAGTAACTCACAGATTAAAACCGCAAAGAACCTTGTAAGAAGGTAACTCGTGCAGATACTGTCAAAGCAAGACAGTCAGTAGCAGCAGCTATTATGGAGGTAGGTGTCACTTGATGGCAGAATTTAAGTCCTGATGGTCTGAACCTGCCATGGGGAACAAGGTACCAAGCACAATTAAGAGAGTGGGCacacacagctgctgtgctggtttgggctgggatAGTTAATTTTCTGCATCTTAGCTGGTatggggctgtgttttggatttaggCTGGAAACAGTCTTGATAACATAGGAATGTTCTAGCTATTGCTGAGCAAGACTTACACATAATCAAGGCCTTCTTTGCTTCGCACACCACCCCACCACCAAGTACACTGGGGGCACAGaagaaactgggagagggaCCAGGTGGGACAACCAGCTGGACCTCCAGCTGTCACTCCAGGGGCACTCCAGTTCCCATATGTCCCTGCTATACCTGGCCAGGCACACTGACAGACTGCTCTAAGAGTTTGCTCTTCTGATATGCAAGATGCACAACATTGTGTTGAAGGCCAAAGCTAGGTCActtgagaaataaaacacttaCCTTCTGGAGCTCTTACTAAGGGATTTTCGACAACTTCAACAGAAACAAGATAAGGCCAGAAGTCTTTAtgaagcagaagagctgagaaTGCAGTATATACTAGACTGGCCCATGTAACTGCACTGTCCTACACAAACTTGGAACATCCTTCATCAGATCTCCCCATGAACCATGTTTGAGAAAACGCACAGAAATATTGTTCATGCGACATCCACAATTATCGCTTATATTTTAAGCAATTTAACTAATTAatcattaaaaaccaaaaagaggGACAAGATGCCATTAGGTTGCACATACTACCAAAAAACATTGGAATTAGTCATAGGATTATCACCCCAATCACATGATGGcaccataaaaaaaatctcagtaaaAATAGTTCTGGAATATACTTACTATGGTCACCCTGCATGTGACAATAAGCCTGGCTAAGAAAAACACTaatattcatttatttcagGAAGTCCAGCAAATCTCCAAAATAGGAGTATGAGGCTCATTAATGTATTTAGGATGGCTGAAGAAAAAATTTTATACTGCATGCTAATTTCTACTCAGACTGTTAACCTTGCAATTCATTCCAAATTTTCAGGCCAGTGTACGGAAGTACCTCAAGCAAACCTCAGAACACATTTGAGAAAACCTATAGTGTAACTTGTAGCTAGATCAGCATCAACCTTCTGATTTGAAATGTTggatatttaaagaaatattcaaTTTTGGGATGCAGAACAGATTCACAAGGTTCAAGCACAACCTTCTCACACAGTGAGGTTTCCCATTGTCACTATACCTTGCATCAAGCTGTAATCGTGTCTTTACCAGCCAAATGGGATTAGTTGTTGTAATTGCAGTaaaacctaaaaatattttaaaagaaaagttagATGTGAGAGTGTGACAAGAGCAACTGCATCTACATTTGAAACACACACAGTAAGGAACAGTAGATGCAAAAACTCGGACTATACTGATTTTTAGAAAGTACCCATTATAGCCCTTTACTGATAACTTAATAATCCATACAGCCAAGTAAAGttttagcttattttttattttacattgaGTAACTTTGATTTAGCAAGAGACTCCCCATTTAAAATAATCCCAATTGTGTACATTGCTCTGCCTATCTAATCATACCAACCCTGTTTTGGTAtcacagagcagcaaagctAGCTAGACTAATATAAGCCAATTGGGCAAACACATCAATAAGAATGCATTGCAGATACAGCTATAGCAATTTGAGACTGTACAAAACAGTGTTAATTTAATTTGCTACCTGAAATACAATCCGAGTTTAAAAGCATGCAGACTGAATAAATACTACTTTTGGTGCAGTTAAAAGGCATCTATTACTCTAAGTCAGGAGACCTTTTAATACTGAACTACAAAGAGCAGTTAAATTTGAGTGCTAGCGTTTTATTTAGTATTCAAAGCAGAGACTGTTGGTTGGCCTAGGAATACTTTTACAAGCAAGAGTGTTTAAATTGTTAAAGTAAATAGTATGACTTCTAACTATCCAGATTGACAGCAACTATTCAGGCTTGCATAAGGGTTAAAAGCTTTGATTTTCAGTAcactaaagaaaaaggaagaaaaaggaaacagattaaaaaaaaggaaagaagtaaGAATCACTCTTACTTCTGCATAACTGTGGAGAGAAAAGAGCACAGTGAAaggcagctctgaaaaaaaaaacaacacaacaaaacaaaaacaaaataaaaagccatcTTGAGTCGTACTATCACACATGCACCATTAAAAGGTGTCATGTCTgcaggaaagaagaggaaaagggaaaagctggaaaatggCCAGGCAAGAGATGATAAATTTAGACACTTGCTTTCGAAGTGACACACATCACTTGTATATCACTACAAAGACATGCTGCCCTCTTGCAAGGGAATGGACTAGGGGTGTGAGAAAGCAACAAAGAGCTACCTTGTTCAGTGCATTTCTGGTGCACAATACTTATACAACAAACAGGCTACTGATAAGCTTGTTTATGGAGATCATTAACAGCttacatatataaatatgttcAGCAGAACTGCTTGCATACATGTTACTTAAGTTCAATCACAATCTAGGTTTACATCACACACAAATGACTGCAATACTCAGAGAAATGCCAGGGGATCTTAACTGTTTTAAGGTTGGTTCTGTCCCCACCCCCAAATCTTAAATAGGCCATGATGATTTAGTTCTAAAGACAAATGACAAGTTTTAGCAGCTACTAAGATTAGCTATATTTGCGGCAAAATAGCAAAACCACATTAGACATTTCAGTTTAATCTTTTGATTAGGTTTTAAACTGACTCAAATCTCTTACCAAAAAGCTGTGATAGATTATCAAGTTCCagggttgtcttttttttatacACCACATTTCCTTGTGTCTAGGTACACGTACAGCCCTTCTTACAACAGACTGAAATCCTAGCAAGCCAAAAGTATATCTGCATTTCATGTAGATAAAGACTTGTGTAAATACTCAAAGCACCAGGGAACTCCTCTGCCATAACAAGGCATGGAGTGTTTTGAGAACATACTACATCTGCAAAAAAGGTCTGTAGTTCAACCTGCCAGAACCCTTCTGACCTGTCACTTAATGCCATAGAAACTCTATTGATTCCAACAGCATCTGAGCACGGGTTCAACCAAATGTAAAGGAAACactgtttgtggggttttttttttaattatttctttatacaAGCACAAAGAAAGCttgaattatattttatttcaaatcagAATCTTTCCATATTTATAGTGTAGCAAAGGGTACTAGAAATACCCAGGACTGCAACAAAAGCTTTGAAAGAAGGTGCAGAAAAATTACTAACTTTCACCACCAACACATTTTCCAGTGAAAGGCTTCTCTCTAAACAACAACCAATTAGTTCTTAAGTCTTCCCTAGTTCTTATTTACAAATGAGCAAGATAAAAAATCTCTTGCATTGCTATTTAAGTTGTAGGCTTTGGAATTTTGTTACTGCCAGACTGTATGTTATCTGCTCAGCCCTTTCTCCTTCCTATTCAACCCAAAAAGGCAGTCTCTGTAGACCCTACATCTGGAACAGGAATGACATAGCTGAGATCAGAGGCAGTGTTTGGGTGGCAGCAGTGAGTATtcatgctcagcagcagcctgatcCTTCTAGGCAGGCTGGGAAGATTATATTGGGAATTGCCAGAGAAGGGTGGCTCACACAGGACAGTCTATTCTGTCAACTTGCACTCCCTGGGCTGCTCAAAACATTATTTAAGTGTGGCACCCCTAACAGTAGGATCAGACACTTTGAAACACagccaatatttttttttttcccccagggcTGTCATGAGGCAAAATTGATGACAATTTGAAGCACAGCTTTCAAATCAAAGAGCCTTCAATAATTCAGGCTTCAAGATAAAACAACTA harbors:
- the SLC25A36 gene encoding solute carrier family 25 member 36, giving the protein MSQRDTLVHLFAGGCGGTVGAILTCPLEVVKTRLQSSSVTLYISEVHLNTVNGASVNRVTRVSPGPLHCLKMILQNEGPRSLFRGLGPNLVGVAPSRAIYFAAYSNCKEKLNNIFNPDSTQVHMISAGVAGFTAITTTNPIWLVKTRLQLDARNRGEKRMSAFECVRKVYQSDGVKGFYRGMSASYAGISETVIHFVIYESIKRKLLEYKTASAMDNEDESAKEASDFVGMMMAAATSKTCATSIAYPHEVVRTRLREEGTKYRSFFQTLSLLVREEGYGSLYRGLTTHLIRQIPNTAIMMSTYEVVVYLLDG